A window of the Lactobacillus gasseri ATCC 33323 = JCM 1131 genome harbors these coding sequences:
- the rpsI gene encoding 30S ribosomal protein S9 yields MAQQAAYAGTGRRKDSVARVRLVPGNGQITINKEDVTKYIPYPNLVQDMKQPLALTETEGQYNVEVNVNGGGFSGQAGAIRLGIARALLEVDPDFRGPLKKAGMLTRDPRMKERKKPGLKKARKASQFSKR; encoded by the coding sequence ATGGCACAACAAGCAGCTTACGCTGGAACTGGTCGTCGTAAAGATTCTGTTGCCCGCGTACGTTTAGTACCAGGTAACGGTCAAATTACCATTAACAAAGAAGACGTAACTAAGTACATTCCATACCCTAACTTGGTTCAAGATATGAAGCAACCATTAGCATTAACTGAAACTGAAGGTCAATACAACGTTGAAGTTAATGTTAACGGTGGTGGCTTCTCAGGACAAGCTGGTGCAATTCGTTTAGGTATTGCACGTGCACTTCTTGAAGTTGACCCAGATTTCCGTGGTCCACTTAAGAAGGCTGGTATGTTAACTCGTGACCCAAGAATGAAGGAAAGAAAGAAGCCAGGTTTGAAGAAAGCCCGCAAAGCTTCACAATTCTCAAAGCGTTAA
- a CDS encoding energy-coupling factor transporter transmembrane component T family protein yields the protein MSKIIIGRYIPGNSIIYKMDPRGKIIATFLFIVIIFLANNWLSYLFLSFFTLLAVGATKLKPKVFWDGVKPLIWLILFTSVLQLFFTTGGKVYWHWGIFNISEYGIQNSIFIFIRFVMIILISTVLTLTTTSLEIADGMEWLLRPLGYLKVPVAQIALVMSIALRFVPTLLDQAVRIMNAQRARGADFNSGGLIKRIHAIIPILIPLFISSLTIAIDLATAMEARGYREGAKRTRYRVLRWSKYDWDWVNLGYFALLTLILLLTRTY from the coding sequence ATGAGTAAGATTATTATCGGTCGGTATATACCTGGAAATTCCATTATCTATAAGATGGATCCAAGAGGAAAAATAATTGCTACCTTTTTATTTATTGTCATTATCTTCCTAGCTAATAATTGGTTATCCTATCTCTTTTTATCTTTTTTTACTTTACTTGCTGTTGGAGCAACTAAATTAAAACCAAAAGTATTTTGGGATGGTGTGAAACCTTTAATTTGGCTGATTCTTTTTACATCAGTTTTGCAGCTATTTTTTACTACTGGTGGAAAAGTTTACTGGCATTGGGGAATTTTTAACATTAGTGAATACGGTATTCAAAATTCTATTTTTATTTTTATTCGTTTTGTAATGATTATTTTAATTTCTACTGTTCTCACTCTAACAACAACTTCGTTAGAAATAGCAGATGGGATGGAATGGCTCCTAAGACCTCTTGGATACTTAAAAGTTCCCGTAGCCCAGATTGCGCTTGTAATGTCGATAGCACTTCGCTTTGTGCCGACTTTATTAGATCAGGCTGTTAGAATTATGAACGCTCAGAGAGCACGTGGAGCAGATTTTAATAGCGGTGGATTAATTAAAAGAATTCATGCAATTATTCCAATTTTAATTCCTCTATTCATCAGTTCTTTAACAATTGCAATTGATTTAGCAACAGCAATGGAAGCTAGAGGTTATCGAGAAGGGGCAAAAAGGACGCGCTATCGTGTTTTAAGATGGTCAAAGTATGATTGGGATTGGGTTAATCTAGGATATTTTGCTCTCCTGACGTTAATTTTATTACTTACAAGGACATATTAA
- the truA gene encoding tRNA pseudouridine(38-40) synthase TruA — MTTRYKLTMAYDGHLFHGFQIQPNERTVQGVIEEALKKMTKGKRVVVHGSGRTDAGVHAKGQVIHFDYPGKEIPAKNMMLALNALMPIDTVFFDSEIVDSDFHVQYSTKGKWYRYIVDQHRFTDPFNRFYTGHYPYPLDIALMKKAAKDLIGEHDFTSFAASGGQIVDKVRTIYYVNITSDPDNKKIIFDFIGNGFLYNMVRILVGTLLEIGNKKRPVDDIPRVLAAKDRQEVRTTAPASGLYLQHVFYEEVPKKYRLDLKKD; from the coding sequence ATGACTACGAGATATAAGTTGACAATGGCATATGATGGACACCTTTTTCATGGCTTTCAAATTCAGCCAAACGAACGAACTGTGCAGGGCGTGATTGAAGAAGCTTTAAAAAAGATGACGAAGGGAAAAAGAGTAGTAGTGCATGGATCTGGAAGAACTGATGCTGGTGTTCATGCTAAAGGTCAAGTTATCCACTTTGATTATCCGGGAAAAGAAATCCCAGCTAAAAATATGATGCTTGCTCTCAATGCATTAATGCCAATTGATACAGTTTTCTTTGATAGTGAAATTGTAGATTCTGATTTTCACGTGCAATATTCAACTAAGGGAAAATGGTATCGGTATATAGTTGATCAGCACCGTTTTACTGATCCTTTTAATCGGTTTTACACTGGACACTATCCATATCCGTTAGATATTGCTCTAATGAAAAAGGCTGCTAAAGATTTGATCGGAGAACATGATTTCACTAGTTTTGCGGCAAGTGGTGGTCAAATTGTTGATAAAGTGCGAACAATTTATTATGTAAATATTACTTCTGACCCAGATAATAAAAAGATTATTTTTGATTTTATTGGCAATGGTTTTTTGTATAACATGGTTAGAATTTTAGTTGGTACTTTACTGGAAATTGGTAATAAAAAACGTCCAGTTGATGATATACCGAGAGTTTTAGCAGCAAAAGATCGACAAGAAGTTCGTACAACAGCACCAGCCAGTGGATTATACTTGCAACATGTTTTTTATGAAGAAGTTCCTAAAAAATATCGATTAGACCTTAAAAAAGATTGA
- the rplM gene encoding 50S ribosomal protein L13 codes for MRTTPLAKTSDIKRKWYVIDATDVSLGRLSTAVASILRGKNKPQYTPNVDTGDYVIVVNAGKLKLTGKKATDKIYYHHSDYRGGLRATPAGELLAKNPVRLVELSVKGMLPKNTLGHQEFMKMHVYAGEDHEHAAQKPEKLDINELI; via the coding sequence GTGCGTACTACCCCATTAGCTAAAACTAGTGATATTAAACGTAAGTGGTATGTTATCGATGCGACTGATGTTTCACTTGGTCGTTTATCAACTGCTGTAGCATCAATTTTAAGAGGTAAGAATAAGCCTCAATATACACCAAATGTAGATACTGGTGATTATGTTATTGTTGTTAACGCAGGTAAATTAAAGTTGACTGGTAAAAAGGCAACTGATAAGATCTATTACCACCACTCAGATTACCGTGGTGGTTTAAGAGCTACTCCTGCCGGTGAATTATTAGCTAAGAACCCAGTAAGATTAGTTGAATTATCTGTAAAGGGCATGTTGCCAAAGAATACTCTTGGTCACCAAGAGTTCATGAAGATGCATGTTTACGCTGGTGAAGACCACGAACACGCAGCACAAAAGCCTGAAAAGTTAGACATCAACGAATTAATCTAG
- a CDS encoding 2,3-bisphosphoglycerate-dependent phosphoglycerate mutase, with the protein MVKLVLVRHGESIANRDNVYTGWNDVPLSKKGIEQAKDAGLKVAKIPDFVPTHIHTSVLSRAIMTANIIADVCSFLYLPITKTWRLNERHYGALRGINKDVSKKIFGKEQVLKWRRGFDSVPPLLTQPVQDRRYQKYDMRLMPQGESLHQTQDRLMPYFWDHIAPELMSGHDQLIVAHGSSLRALIKKIEGISNKDIVKVEVPNAEPIVYTFDSDLHIIKKEILH; encoded by the coding sequence TTGGTTAAGTTGGTTTTAGTTCGACACGGAGAAAGCATAGCAAATCGAGATAATGTATATACTGGCTGGAATGACGTGCCGTTGAGTAAAAAAGGAATTGAACAAGCTAAAGATGCAGGGCTCAAAGTAGCTAAGATTCCTGATTTTGTACCTACTCATATCCACACTTCTGTTCTGTCACGTGCAATTATGACTGCAAATATAATTGCGGATGTTTGTAGTTTTCTCTATTTACCAATTACTAAAACTTGGCGCTTAAATGAAAGACACTATGGAGCTTTAAGAGGCATTAATAAAGATGTTTCAAAAAAGATCTTTGGTAAAGAACAAGTATTAAAGTGGAGGCGTGGATTTGATAGTGTACCACCACTTCTAACTCAGCCTGTTCAAGACCGCAGATATCAAAAGTATGATATGCGCTTGATGCCGCAGGGAGAAAGTTTGCATCAAACTCAAGACCGATTGATGCCATATTTTTGGGACCATATTGCGCCTGAATTAATGTCTGGTCACGATCAACTAATTGTAGCTCATGGATCAAGTCTGCGTGCCCTTATTAAAAAAATTGAGGGTATCAGCAATAAAGATATTGTGAAGGTTGAAGTTCCAAATGCAGAACCAATTGTTTATACTTTTGATTCTGACTTGCATATTATTAAAAAAGAAATTTTGCACTAA
- a CDS encoding energy-coupling factor transporter ATPase produces MSIEFKNVDYIYAPGTPFQTQGLTNISFKIRSGSFVAIAGHTGSGKSTLMQHFDGLLLPSKGSVTIADKSITSNTSSKSLKEIRKKVGLVFQFPESQLFEETVLKDVMFGPLNFGFSEQKAKEQAIQWIRKVGLSEQVMNKSPFELSGGQMRRVAIAGVMAYEPDILCLDEPAAGLDPEGQKQMFDIFKNYQREGHTVILISHNMDDISQYADDMLVLEHGHLIKHASPKEVFSDPDWLKKHFLDEPATSKFARKLEKGGFQFSEMPLTVDSLVNEITTKLKSKGGNE; encoded by the coding sequence GTGTCAATTGAATTCAAAAATGTAGATTATATTTATGCTCCGGGAACTCCGTTTCAGACTCAAGGATTAACCAATATATCCTTTAAAATAAGAAGTGGCTCATTTGTTGCAATTGCTGGTCATACGGGAAGTGGAAAATCTACTTTAATGCAGCATTTTGATGGCTTATTATTGCCAAGTAAAGGCTCAGTTACCATTGCCGATAAGAGTATAACTTCCAATACTTCCAGCAAGTCTTTAAAAGAAATTAGAAAAAAAGTTGGTTTAGTATTCCAATTTCCTGAAAGCCAATTGTTTGAAGAAACAGTTCTTAAAGATGTTATGTTTGGACCGCTTAATTTTGGCTTTTCAGAACAAAAGGCTAAAGAACAAGCTATTCAGTGGATAAGAAAAGTTGGTTTATCTGAACAAGTCATGAATAAATCACCCTTCGAGCTTTCAGGCGGACAAATGCGCCGAGTAGCAATTGCTGGCGTAATGGCGTATGAACCAGATATTTTGTGTTTAGATGAACCAGCTGCAGGCTTGGATCCTGAAGGACAGAAGCAAATGTTTGACATATTTAAAAATTATCAACGGGAAGGACATACAGTCATTTTAATCTCGCATAATATGGATGATATTAGTCAATATGCAGATGATATGTTGGTTCTTGAGCATGGTCATTTAATAAAACATGCAAGTCCAAAGGAAGTTTTTTCTGACCCTGACTGGTTAAAAAAACATTTTTTAGATGAACCTGCTACCAGTAAATTTGCTAGAAAATTAGAAAAAGGTGGCTTTCAATTTTCAGAAATGCCTTTAACTGTTGATTCTTTAGTCAATGAAATTACAACCAAATTAAAGTCGAAGGGAGGAAATGAATGA
- a CDS encoding AAA family ATPase, with translation MRKIFLLRGAPGSGKSSFIARHHLQPYAISRDEIRLLLADLTVYYEESTDHLHQVIPRHVTVRTEQMVDNLVQHKMAYGETVIVDGTHITPDKIEHFRPWVEKYRYELFVVDLMQNNSLESLLRRNQTRMHYDWVKPDVIKMMYEQYEANPEVPSWAYSILPNGMERALSQREKNLDHYSHVVCVPDKVKPEDFPHVHISNFYFSFNDEFTRKYGTYRNVITLGKTRDEVIEQFRLPYFVFKFHHKHFLISAYPIRNEMLDPIRKVKGVWSYSTGLYNVADFVKEFPENEHQHVHQFNLSKIDPTRLLHIW, from the coding sequence ATGCGTAAAATATTTTTATTAAGAGGAGCACCAGGATCTGGAAAATCTTCCTTTATTGCTCGTCACCACTTGCAGCCTTACGCTATTTCTCGTGATGAAATTAGGCTGCTCTTGGCGGATTTGACGGTCTATTATGAAGAGAGTACTGACCATTTGCACCAAGTTATTCCTCGTCATGTAACTGTGCGTACAGAGCAGATGGTTGATAATTTGGTCCAACATAAAATGGCCTATGGCGAAACTGTTATTGTCGATGGCACACATATCACACCTGATAAAATTGAACATTTTCGTCCTTGGGTTGAAAAATATCGCTATGAACTATTTGTAGTTGATTTAATGCAAAATAATAGCTTAGAGAGCTTACTGCGCAGAAATCAAACTAGAATGCACTATGATTGGGTTAAGCCTGACGTAATAAAGATGATGTATGAGCAATATGAAGCTAACCCGGAAGTACCATCTTGGGCATATTCTATTTTGCCTAATGGAATGGAGCGAGCTTTAAGTCAAAGAGAAAAGAATCTAGATCATTATTCACATGTGGTTTGTGTACCAGATAAAGTTAAGCCAGAAGATTTCCCACATGTTCATATTTCTAATTTTTATTTTTCTTTTAATGATGAATTTACTAGAAAATATGGAACTTATCGAAATGTTATTACCTTAGGTAAAACTAGGGATGAAGTTATTGAACAATTTAGACTTCCATATTTTGTGTTTAAGTTCCACCACAAGCATTTCTTGATTTCTGCTTATCCAATTCGAAATGAAATGTTAGATCCTATTCGAAAAGTAAAAGGAGTTTGGTCTTACTCGACTGGGTTATATAATGTAGCTGATTTTGTCAAAGAATTTCCAGAAAATGAACATCAACATGTTCATCAATTTAATTTAAGTAAGATTGACCCTACTCGTTTATTGCATATTTGGTAG
- a CDS encoding DJ-1 family glyoxalase III, with product MTKVAVVFADGCEEVEGLSVVDVLRRLNIDCDMVGLDKKEIDGDHHILLTCDKVVDDSLLDYDLVAFPGGRTGALNLRNNKKLADLMIQRNKAGKWDAAMCAAPIALGHYGLLEGANYTCYPGFEKQIEEECPNGHFSTDITVVDKEHKIITSRGPATAWAYAYTIARTLGHDTSDLEKGMLYDYLAKNIDASL from the coding sequence ATGACAAAAGTAGCTGTTGTCTTTGCAGACGGTTGTGAAGAAGTTGAAGGCCTAAGTGTCGTTGATGTCTTACGTCGTTTAAATATTGACTGTGACATGGTTGGTCTAGATAAAAAAGAAATTGATGGTGACCATCATATCTTGCTTACTTGTGATAAAGTTGTGGATGATTCACTTCTTGATTATGATCTTGTTGCTTTCCCTGGTGGCAGAACTGGAGCTTTGAATTTAAGAAATAATAAGAAGCTTGCAGACTTGATGATTCAAAGAAATAAGGCTGGCAAGTGGGATGCCGCAATGTGTGCAGCTCCAATTGCTTTAGGGCACTATGGTTTATTAGAAGGTGCTAACTACACTTGTTATCCAGGCTTTGAAAAACAAATCGAAGAAGAATGTCCAAACGGTCACTTTAGCACTGATATTACTGTTGTTGATAAAGAACACAAGATTATCACTAGCCGTGGTCCAGCTACTGCTTGGGCATATGCTTACACTATTGCTCGGACGCTTGGGCACGATACCAGTGACCTAGAAAAGGGTATGCTTTACGACTACTTAGCTAAAAATATTGACGCTAGTCTTTAA
- a CDS encoding histidine phosphatase family protein, which translates to MATEVYLVRHGETMFNQLNKVQGWADSPLTVKGINDLKVTASNLSQVHFDKMYSSDLKRAIDTVHLIADTNEVSEIGKIKKLPAFREVFFGTFEGDDIDETWEKVAKAGGMKPTSDVVKIIQTLGIHDFREATKKADPRHLAEDAEALDNRMDQAISQLAQETKGLGRVLVVSHGDFIKTLGIKYWDQASGDHDIPFPDNGSVTRGIIDNSGKFRIINYGVKNTDIPNL; encoded by the coding sequence ATGGCTACTGAAGTTTATTTAGTAAGACATGGAGAAACGATGTTTAATCAGTTGAATAAAGTTCAAGGTTGGGCTGATTCTCCATTGACTGTCAAAGGAATTAATGATTTGAAGGTAACTGCTTCTAATTTATCGCAGGTTCACTTTGATAAAATGTACAGTTCTGACTTGAAGCGAGCCATTGATACGGTTCACTTAATTGCAGATACAAATGAGGTTTCAGAAATTGGCAAAATAAAGAAGCTTCCAGCCTTTCGCGAGGTATTTTTTGGAACTTTTGAAGGCGACGATATTGATGAAACTTGGGAAAAAGTTGCAAAAGCTGGTGGCATGAAACCAACGAGTGATGTAGTAAAAATTATTCAGACACTTGGGATCCATGATTTCCGTGAAGCTACTAAAAAGGCTGATCCCCGTCATTTAGCTGAAGATGCTGAGGCACTAGATAATCGTATGGATCAAGCAATTAGTCAATTAGCCCAAGAAACTAAAGGATTAGGAAGAGTATTAGTAGTATCTCATGGTGATTTTATTAAGACTTTAGGGATTAAATATTGGGATCAAGCAAGTGGTGATCATGATATCCCATTTCCTGATAATGGCAGCGTTACTCGCGGAATTATTGACAATAGTGGAAAATTTAGAATTATTAATTATGGTGTCAAAAATACTGATATTCCAAATTTATAA
- a CDS encoding cation diffusion facilitator family transporter gives MKDKSSLRYFWVTLLNIIITIAEFIGGAISGSLALLSDAVHNLSDVGSIVLAFVANLISKRKRNTSKTFGYDRAEILAAFTNGIILIVISIYLFIEGIQRFSHPEPIRGMIMLIVSLIGLAANVISMFVVMKEAKTSLNAKATFLNMLSDAITSVAVVLGAIVISIWKIYWIDPVLTIAASVFLLKEAYEVTIKAANILMETNPSIDLNKVNELVLSCPHVNNIHHVHVWQYSDNVTMLDAHINVDKNLDAVQLEKIYTEIAEKLKSLGINHVTLQAECTRGIDDKMIFADKED, from the coding sequence ATGAAAGATAAATCATCATTACGTTATTTTTGGGTAACACTATTAAATATTATTATTACAATTGCTGAATTTATTGGTGGGGCAATTTCTGGATCGCTAGCGTTGTTATCCGATGCTGTGCATAACTTAAGCGATGTTGGTTCGATAGTTTTAGCCTTTGTCGCTAATTTAATTTCTAAAAGAAAAAGAAACACCAGCAAAACTTTTGGTTATGATCGTGCCGAAATTTTAGCAGCCTTTACTAATGGAATTATTTTAATTGTAATTAGTATCTATTTGTTTATTGAAGGAATTCAACGTTTCAGCCATCCAGAGCCAATTAGAGGAATGATTATGTTGATTGTTTCTTTAATTGGTCTAGCAGCAAATGTCATTTCGATGTTTGTAGTTATGAAAGAGGCTAAGACGAGCCTTAATGCTAAAGCTACTTTTTTAAATATGCTTTCTGATGCAATTACTAGTGTAGCTGTAGTTTTGGGCGCAATCGTTATTTCAATTTGGAAAATTTACTGGATTGATCCAGTGTTAACAATCGCTGCTTCGGTATTTTTACTCAAAGAAGCATATGAAGTAACAATTAAGGCAGCTAATATTTTGATGGAAACAAACCCAAGCATCGATTTAAACAAGGTAAATGAGCTAGTCTTGTCTTGTCCACATGTGAATAATATTCACCATGTCCATGTCTGGCAATATTCAGATAATGTGACAATGCTTGATGCTCACATTAATGTGGATAAGAACCTGGACGCTGTTCAGCTAGAAAAAATTTATACAGAAATTGCGGAAAAGTTAAAATCTCTTGGAATTAATCATGTAACATTGCAAGCAGAATGTACTCGCGGAATTGATGATAAGATGATTTTTGCAGATAAAGAAGATTAG
- a CDS encoding ArsR/SmtB family transcription factor, giving the protein MRLNTSLVNEAAKIYKVLSNSRRISILFFLRNSSKEVDVSTIATTLELAQPVVSKQLGILEKYNLVKHHKHGTHVFYFLNDPDVLSMIDAMIEHVEHTAKEHPSNLY; this is encoded by the coding sequence ATGAGGTTAAATACATCCCTAGTTAACGAAGCAGCTAAGATATACAAGGTTTTGAGTAATAGCAGACGAATCTCAATTTTATTTTTCTTACGTAATTCTTCTAAAGAAGTCGATGTTTCAACAATTGCAACTACACTTGAACTAGCTCAACCCGTCGTGTCAAAGCAATTAGGAATTTTAGAAAAGTATAATCTAGTTAAACATCATAAGCATGGGACACATGTTTTTTACTTTTTAAACGATCCTGACGTCTTATCAATGATTGACGCAATGATTGAGCATGTTGAACATACTGCTAAAGAACATCCCTCTAACCTATACTAA
- a CDS encoding NmrA family NAD(P)-binding protein: MKYLITGATGNLGEKVTRWLRTMTSENNIRVGIHNLKKANKFDDLAVEKVKLDYFDLDTLQKAVSGVDLVVYIPSLTYDLQKRITEFENVLQVVKNAKAKLIFVSFFADQENNPFVMSPFYAYVPRRLASSNVEYSIVKNSLYADPLVPYLEELIKRKNIIYPVGTQPLSFITRNDSAHAIACLAMQPVMRDQGQTYLLSMDKNYNMVELSYIMSRITDHKIGYAPVTTTEFAKIYAQEGDGKELASMYAGGAKGLLSATSDDFHRLTGREPEEVEHFLRNGYQIARL, from the coding sequence ATGAAATATTTAATTACTGGAGCAACAGGTAACTTAGGTGAAAAGGTTACTCGTTGGCTTAGAACTATGACTTCTGAAAATAATATTCGGGTTGGAATTCATAATTTAAAAAAAGCGAATAAGTTTGATGATCTAGCTGTTGAAAAGGTTAAGCTAGATTACTTTGATTTAGATACTCTTCAAAAAGCAGTTTCTGGCGTTGACTTGGTTGTTTATATTCCTAGTCTTACTTATGATTTGCAAAAAAGGATTACAGAATTTGAAAATGTGTTGCAAGTAGTAAAAAATGCAAAAGCAAAATTAATTTTTGTTAGCTTTTTTGCGGACCAAGAAAATAATCCTTTTGTGATGTCGCCATTTTATGCTTATGTACCAAGGCGATTAGCTAGCTCAAATGTTGAGTATAGTATTGTGAAAAATAGTCTTTATGCTGATCCCTTAGTTCCATATCTTGAAGAATTAATTAAGCGTAAGAACATAATTTATCCTGTTGGTACCCAGCCACTTTCTTTTATTACTCGAAATGATAGTGCTCATGCGATTGCTTGCTTAGCTATGCAACCTGTGATGCGTGATCAAGGTCAGACTTATTTACTAAGTATGGATAAAAATTATAATATGGTTGAATTGTCCTATATTATGTCACGAATTACTGATCATAAAATTGGTTATGCACCGGTCACAACTACTGAATTTGCTAAAATTTATGCCCAAGAAGGCGATGGAAAAGAATTAGCATCAATGTATGCTGGTGGTGCAAAAGGATTATTAAGCGCAACATCAGACGATTTTCATCGCTTAACTGGACGTGAGCCGGAAGAGGTGGAACATTTTTTGCGAAATGGTTATCAAATAGCTCGTTTGTAA